One Fuerstiella marisgermanici DNA window includes the following coding sequences:
- a CDS encoding DUF4261 domain-containing protein, with amino-acid sequence MSATNSNTTISFRIPGNWEEPRKLVEALPDDHRLTAHSLVLPDGQEVEFNAVPPDEHFADVFQSSCRTPLSEGEAAAVNSYTVNVVLSGPGGSLENARAMMRAASAIIRAGGAGVFIDNSALGHAGHVWLEMTDTDDVDAMSFAFVSVVNGESKIWTVGMQALGFADLEMDHACGRGDDVIEVLRYICSSDRPVVDGHIIASEDGPRYQIVAKKDSMSPSGSPMFNPHGRYQMKSVRRVAEEN; translated from the coding sequence ATGAGCGCAACCAATTCCAACACGACCATCTCGTTTCGCATACCAGGCAACTGGGAAGAGCCACGCAAACTTGTCGAAGCTTTACCGGACGACCACCGATTGACGGCTCATTCGCTGGTACTTCCTGACGGCCAGGAAGTTGAGTTCAATGCCGTGCCGCCGGATGAACATTTTGCCGACGTCTTTCAGTCGTCATGCCGCACGCCGCTGTCAGAAGGTGAGGCGGCTGCCGTCAATTCGTACACAGTAAACGTCGTGTTGAGTGGGCCGGGCGGTTCCCTGGAAAATGCCAGAGCAATGATGCGAGCTGCGTCAGCGATCATCCGTGCAGGCGGTGCCGGAGTGTTTATCGATAACAGTGCGCTGGGTCACGCCGGACATGTGTGGTTGGAAATGACGGACACGGACGATGTGGACGCCATGAGTTTTGCGTTTGTGAGTGTCGTGAACGGTGAGTCCAAAATCTGGACGGTGGGCATGCAGGCACTCGGGTTCGCTGATCTGGAAATGGATCACGCCTGCGGCCGGGGCGACGACGTCATCGAAGTGCTGCGATACATCTGCAGTAGCGATCGCCCTGTTGTTGACGGACACATCATCGCCAGTGAAGACGGGCCTCGGTATCAGATCGTCGCAAAAAAAGACAGCATGTCTCCATCAGGGAGTCCGATGTTTAACCCGCATGGCCGCTATCAGATGAAGAGCGTCCGTCGCGTTGCGGAAGAAAACTGA
- a CDS encoding ECF-type sigma factor produces the protein MKPSSEQSVSGWLVDLRDGGNTVVANVWGRYFQKLVRLAQSHLRNAEKRVEDEEDVALSVMDSLCAGAAANRFQEITNREELWVLLATMTHRKCVNRIRRNVAQKRGSGKVVGEADLSAGGSPSMQMSLDDLESSDPDPETLAVLQEDYELLMQTLRNDEMRDIAKLRMDGYSTPEIAQRTNLSERSIRRKLDLIRDTWLGQVDDE, from the coding sequence ATGAAACCTTCTTCCGAACAATCCGTCTCCGGCTGGCTGGTCGACCTTCGCGACGGCGGCAACACTGTTGTGGCGAATGTCTGGGGCCGGTATTTTCAGAAGTTGGTCCGGCTGGCTCAGAGCCATCTGCGAAATGCTGAAAAGCGGGTCGAAGACGAAGAAGACGTGGCGCTGAGTGTGATGGACAGCCTGTGTGCTGGAGCCGCCGCGAATCGATTTCAGGAGATCACCAATCGGGAAGAACTGTGGGTGCTGCTAGCCACGATGACTCATCGCAAATGCGTGAACCGGATTCGTCGCAATGTGGCTCAAAAACGAGGCAGCGGAAAGGTCGTTGGGGAAGCGGATCTGTCAGCCGGTGGCAGCCCTTCGATGCAGATGTCGCTCGATGATTTAGAAAGTTCCGATCCCGACCCGGAAACTTTGGCCGTTTTGCAGGAGGATTACGAGCTACTCATGCAGACTTTGCGAAACGACGAGATGCGTGACATCGCAAAGTTGCGGATGGATGGATATTCAACGCCGGAAATCGCACAGAGGACCAACCTTTCAGAACGTTCCATTCGACGCAAACTGGATTTGATTCGCGACACGTGGCTGGGACAGGTTGATGACGAGTAG
- a CDS encoding sulfatase family protein, whose protein sequence is MLRTLATCIIFVTLTLASRAGDQPNVLIIMADDCTHNDLPLYGGQNAKTPNIDAFAAQGLTFNRAYLCSAMCQPCRAELFTGQYPLQNGCAWNHSASRPNVKSMPQHLGKIGYRVGLAGKIHVKPETVFPFQKVEGFDKNCVRNPTRTHDVSGVKQFMMEDSQPFCLVVALVEPHVPWVMGDASQYPPNKIKLPPNIADTKRTREDFGRYLAEITYMDGQVGEILSALDDSGKANDTLVLFTSEQGSQFPGCKWTNWDTGLHTALVARWPGKVQAGQRTNALVQYCDVLPTLLDLAGEMPSPDIFNGVSFRSVLEGAAASERKYVYGMHNNLPEGPPYPIRSVTDGEFRYIRNLTPDELYIEKHLMGTKGDGGLNNPYWGTWTWQTQEDPATYQLVKRYMLRPAEQLYHTTKDHYEMNNLAADADLLARKQELSAALDQWMKSQGDPGIPQDTMKSLQAARKGNHLYAPGGN, encoded by the coding sequence ATGCTACGAACCCTGGCAACCTGCATCATCTTTGTCACATTAACGCTTGCGAGTCGCGCCGGTGATCAGCCAAACGTCCTAATCATCATGGCGGACGACTGCACCCATAACGACCTGCCTTTGTACGGCGGTCAGAATGCGAAGACGCCTAATATCGATGCCTTTGCAGCTCAGGGCCTGACTTTCAACCGGGCGTATCTATGTTCGGCGATGTGTCAGCCGTGCCGAGCTGAATTGTTTACCGGGCAGTATCCGCTGCAAAACGGCTGTGCATGGAACCATTCGGCCAGCCGCCCGAACGTTAAGAGCATGCCGCAGCATCTTGGAAAGATTGGGTACCGAGTTGGCCTTGCCGGAAAAATTCATGTGAAGCCGGAGACCGTATTTCCGTTTCAAAAAGTCGAGGGCTTCGACAAAAACTGTGTACGCAACCCAACCAGGACGCACGACGTGTCTGGTGTGAAGCAGTTCATGATGGAGGACTCCCAACCGTTTTGTCTGGTCGTGGCTTTGGTGGAACCGCATGTGCCATGGGTGATGGGCGATGCATCGCAGTACCCGCCGAATAAAATCAAGCTGCCGCCGAATATCGCAGACACCAAACGCACGCGAGAAGACTTCGGACGCTACCTTGCCGAAATCACTTACATGGATGGTCAGGTGGGCGAAATTCTGAGTGCGTTGGATGACAGCGGCAAAGCGAACGACACGCTGGTGCTGTTCACTTCCGAACAGGGTTCGCAGTTCCCCGGCTGTAAGTGGACCAATTGGGATACCGGGCTACACACGGCACTGGTTGCTCGTTGGCCTGGCAAAGTTCAAGCTGGTCAACGCACGAATGCGCTGGTGCAATACTGCGACGTGCTGCCAACGCTACTGGACCTCGCGGGTGAAATGCCTTCCCCCGACATATTTAACGGAGTCAGTTTTCGCAGTGTGCTGGAAGGAGCGGCCGCCAGCGAACGCAAATACGTTTACGGGATGCACAACAACCTTCCGGAAGGCCCGCCCTACCCGATTCGTTCGGTCACCGACGGCGAATTTCGCTACATTCGCAACCTGACTCCTGATGAGCTGTACATCGAAAAGCATCTGATGGGGACGAAGGGCGACGGCGGACTCAACAATCCATACTGGGGCACCTGGACATGGCAAACTCAGGAAGACCCCGCTACGTATCAACTGGTGAAACGCTACATGCTGCGGCCTGCGGAACAGCTCTACCACACGACCAAAGATCACTATGAAATGAATAACCTCGCGGCCGACGCCGACTTGTTGGCTCGCAAGCAAGAGCTATCTGCTGCATTGGATCAATGGATGAAGTCTCAGGGCGACCCCGGCATTCCGCAGGACACGATGAAGTCACTGCAGGCCGCGCGAAAGGGAAACCACCTGTACGCACCGGGCGGGAATTAG
- a CDS encoding IS1634 family transposase — MFIRQCHRIKNGRRHAYWALVESYRSASGPRQRVVAWLGKLDEAGRLGVHQAAEVLAGSDEVAPGVTADQSQPLSRQMRFEFDDDASAVTPRWVEVNAAGVRVENLRQFGGPWMALHLIRTLQLDTFLSNAIPEGRELVGWDVSSLILIIARLLEPASELFTAEQWYPKTALRDLLGVSEERVNDNRLYRTLDQLLPHKDALETHLKNRLGHLFDLEYDLLMYDVTSTYFEGQAERNPLAQRGYSRDNRSDCKQVCIGLVVSRCGMPLGYKVFAGNTADVTTVEHIVETMEARYGKSDRIWVMDRGMVSEDNIEFLREGGRRYIVGTPKSMLKKFEHELLKEDWTSIRDGLEVKVVPWPGSDDPDESEDCNTSPETFILCRSRDRSMKEEAITQRFEKKIEESLIRMTARCDKQKRDPMKVEREIGRLLGKNTRAAKLFDVKVTKTDDGAARIEWSKIEATRDWATLSSGCYLLRTNVSDWSDEELWKAYIQLTEAEAAFRIHKSDLSIRPIWHQKEERVLAHIFVCFLAYVLWKTLGQLCSKAGLGDEPRRVLAELSEIRSMDVVLPTRTGPEIRTRCVSKPSDHQQILLEKLSLKLPSKIIQKQM, encoded by the coding sequence ATGTTCATTCGCCAATGCCATCGAATCAAAAACGGTCGTCGCCACGCCTACTGGGCGCTGGTCGAATCGTATCGCTCGGCCAGTGGGCCGCGGCAGCGGGTGGTCGCGTGGCTGGGGAAGCTTGACGAAGCCGGTCGACTGGGCGTCCATCAGGCGGCGGAAGTTTTGGCCGGTAGCGATGAGGTTGCACCCGGTGTCACCGCTGATCAGTCACAACCGCTCAGTCGACAGATGCGATTCGAGTTCGATGATGATGCGTCTGCCGTGACTCCGCGATGGGTCGAAGTCAACGCCGCCGGAGTTCGTGTGGAAAACCTGCGACAGTTCGGCGGGCCGTGGATGGCTCTGCACCTGATTCGCACGCTGCAACTGGATACGTTCCTGAGCAACGCGATCCCTGAAGGTCGTGAACTGGTCGGCTGGGATGTGAGTTCGCTGATTCTGATCATTGCGCGGCTGCTCGAACCTGCCAGCGAACTCTTCACCGCCGAACAATGGTATCCGAAAACGGCACTGCGGGATCTGCTCGGCGTGAGCGAAGAACGTGTGAACGATAATCGGCTGTACCGCACACTCGATCAGCTGCTGCCGCACAAGGACGCATTGGAAACGCATCTGAAGAATCGCCTTGGCCATCTGTTCGATCTCGAATACGACCTGCTGATGTATGACGTCACCAGCACTTACTTCGAAGGTCAGGCCGAACGCAATCCGCTGGCTCAGCGTGGCTATTCGCGCGATAACCGCAGCGACTGCAAGCAGGTCTGCATCGGGCTGGTGGTGTCTCGATGCGGAATGCCGCTGGGATACAAGGTGTTTGCCGGCAATACGGCCGACGTTACTACCGTGGAACACATCGTCGAAACGATGGAAGCACGCTACGGGAAAAGCGATCGCATCTGGGTCATGGATCGCGGCATGGTGTCGGAAGACAACATCGAATTCCTGCGCGAAGGCGGTCGACGCTACATCGTCGGCACTCCCAAATCGATGCTGAAGAAGTTTGAACACGAGCTGCTGAAGGAAGACTGGACCAGCATTCGCGATGGCCTGGAAGTCAAGGTCGTGCCGTGGCCCGGCAGCGACGATCCGGATGAATCGGAAGACTGCAACACATCGCCGGAGACATTCATCCTGTGTCGCAGTCGCGATCGATCAATGAAGGAAGAAGCGATCACACAGCGCTTCGAAAAGAAGATCGAAGAGTCGCTCATCCGCATGACGGCGCGGTGCGATAAACAGAAACGCGACCCGATGAAGGTCGAACGTGAGATCGGCCGGCTGCTCGGAAAGAACACTCGAGCGGCAAAGCTCTTCGACGTGAAAGTCACGAAGACAGATGACGGGGCCGCACGCATCGAATGGTCAAAGATCGAAGCTACGCGTGACTGGGCGACTCTGAGTTCCGGATGCTATCTGCTGCGAACGAATGTCAGCGACTGGTCCGACGAAGAACTTTGGAAGGCGTACATCCAACTGACCGAAGCGGAAGCCGCGTTCCGAATCCACAAAAGCGATCTTTCGATCCGCCCGATCTGGCATCAGAAGGAGGAACGTGTTCTGGCACACATCTTCGTGTGTTTTCTGGCATACGTCCTGTGGAAGACGCTTGGTCAGTTGTGCAGCAAAGCAGGGCTGGGCGACGAACCGCGCCGTGTGCTTGCGGAGCTGTCGGAGATCCGTTCGATGGACGTCGTCCTGCCCACTCGCACCGGCCCGGAGATCCGTACTCGCTGCGTCTCAAAGCCGTCCGACCATCAGCAGATTCTTCTGGAAAAGCTGAGCCTCAAACTGCCCTCAAAAATAATCCAAAAGCAAATGTAG
- a CDS encoding permease: protein MINALWTIWLELAPWLLLGAIAGGLLHALLPAGWLQKHLSGRMGVLKAVFLGVPLPLCSCGVIPVGLGLRKNGASNGAAVGFLISTPQTGIDSILVSASFLGWPFAILKVAVAFVTGLVGGLTADLVAPSSSIEDAVPSQVAKSSTGRFRAVIDHSLELIESIWGWLVIGVIVSAAITWLVPENSLADIPAMSGVAALLITLVISLPLYVCATASVPIAAALVASGLPTGAALVFLMAGPATNVATLGAVYRALGGRTLAVYLLMIVGGSLVAGVAFNHLINPSVMALHAHDHGATWWRIASAVGLAALIAWFAVRDLRHWLKRRRRPTMPIEDLQTISVAGMTCDGCAAKLARGLEAHQDIQRADVSFADGRAVVWGSASHDTVCDLVEQVGFVPEAKASNDTASAAK from the coding sequence ATGATCAACGCACTTTGGACCATCTGGCTGGAACTCGCCCCGTGGCTGCTTTTAGGAGCCATCGCCGGAGGATTGTTACACGCGCTGCTGCCAGCGGGATGGCTGCAGAAGCATCTGTCCGGTCGCATGGGTGTTTTGAAAGCCGTGTTCCTGGGCGTGCCTCTACCGTTGTGTTCCTGCGGAGTCATTCCAGTGGGACTCGGCCTGCGGAAGAACGGAGCCAGCAATGGCGCAGCCGTCGGCTTTCTAATTAGCACGCCTCAAACGGGAATCGATTCCATTCTGGTCAGCGCCTCATTTCTTGGCTGGCCGTTTGCGATTCTGAAAGTTGCCGTAGCGTTTGTGACCGGATTGGTGGGCGGCTTGACGGCCGATCTGGTTGCCCCGTCGTCAAGTATCGAAGACGCCGTGCCATCGCAAGTCGCAAAGAGTTCAACCGGGCGCTTTCGTGCGGTGATCGATCATTCTCTTGAGCTGATTGAATCCATCTGGGGCTGGCTGGTGATTGGCGTGATTGTGTCGGCCGCGATCACGTGGCTTGTGCCCGAGAATTCACTGGCTGACATCCCCGCAATGTCCGGTGTGGCCGCTTTGTTGATCACGCTGGTGATTTCGCTGCCTTTATATGTGTGTGCAACGGCTTCGGTACCCATTGCCGCAGCGCTGGTCGCAAGCGGTCTGCCCACTGGAGCGGCGCTCGTATTTCTGATGGCTGGCCCGGCCACCAACGTGGCGACTCTTGGAGCCGTTTATCGGGCGCTGGGTGGACGGACTTTGGCTGTTTATCTGCTGATGATTGTCGGCGGCAGTCTTGTCGCAGGCGTCGCATTCAACCATCTGATTAATCCGTCCGTTATGGCGTTGCACGCTCACGACCATGGAGCCACATGGTGGCGAATTGCGAGTGCCGTTGGGCTTGCCGCGTTGATTGCATGGTTCGCTGTTCGAGATCTGCGACACTGGCTGAAGCGACGCCGCCGTCCAACAATGCCTATTGAAGATTTGCAAACGATCTCAGTGGCAGGCATGACGTGCGATGGCTGTGCGGCTAAGCTGGCTCGCGGCCTGGAAGCTCATCAGGACATTCAACGCGCTGATGTGTCGTTTGCAGACGGCCGAGCTGTTGTATGGGGTTCGGCGAGTCACGATACGGTGTGTGACCTGGTCGAACAGGTGGGGTTTGTTCCTGAAGCTAAAGCCAGCAACGACACAGCGTCGGCTGCGAAGTAA
- a CDS encoding serine/threonine-protein kinase: MDIETRNQIDDLCDEFDRGWKKHDPAAISSMLNRVDPELRAELFRELVQIDQERCLKSGRTMAAKNYHVHFPEHVGVLDQLVSDRKEPESAIDTKSCSDSSPWPPLPELPVLEQIGAYQLQERIGEGGMGVVYKAEHEELGRSVAIKIVAFPMADAVPRFQAEARTIAGLNHPHIVQIFETGEYQKRPYLVLELMQGGSLGDVLQDEVLSPRRAAEIVAQIASAISAAHELGVIHRDLKPANVLMDEDGNAKLCDFGLARNLNVDSQTVSGTMLGTPGFMSPEQTTGDTPTPAMDIYGLGAVLYAALTGRPPFRGVNIPDTLAMVRESDPVPVRALVPSVPVNLESICLKCLQNNPATRYASAAELAEELDAFLDGRPVKARPVGSGEKLIRWCRRKPTIAALSVGMLAAFSVGAVGIFIQWQRAEANAVAYQHQAIRAETEAARAAEEAARAEEEAATTAAVNNFVLDILAAAQNSPEGQDATIRHAVYAAIPRVDDAFEKHPRIEANVRATLGRTLRDLDQLTLSIEQYRLALKASRTAYGETAAETLHVMDRLAGSLRKTHDPACMTEAASLREFVLNQRITSLGETHPDTNSAMNNLAATWNSMGERDKAEELFRRALKLAEQGSGDTLTLRHNLAIFHARNGKLELAEQELKTVLRQAEKFMAADGEPGWEMRADVLEWRHSLANVLEDQGRLEAAKEQFAIVFDEQRELLGASHRETLETHLALSRILVGLGEFEEALSLVEPCLQLHNEKFGPERGRTMDVRNTMADALIGSERLDDAEQLLREAVAVLSKGRGSDHRYTLAAKKRLREFLASHGE; this comes from the coding sequence TTGGACATCGAAACTCGCAACCAGATTGATGACCTGTGCGACGAATTCGATCGCGGGTGGAAGAAGCATGATCCGGCGGCGATATCGTCCATGCTGAACAGGGTCGATCCGGAATTGCGGGCGGAGTTGTTTCGCGAGCTGGTGCAGATCGATCAGGAACGCTGCCTGAAGTCTGGGCGGACGATGGCGGCGAAAAACTACCACGTTCATTTTCCGGAACACGTCGGCGTTCTCGATCAGCTGGTGTCGGATCGGAAGGAACCGGAATCTGCCATCGACACGAAGTCCTGCAGCGATTCGTCACCGTGGCCACCGCTCCCCGAGCTCCCCGTACTAGAGCAGATTGGGGCCTATCAATTGCAGGAGCGAATCGGCGAAGGCGGCATGGGGGTCGTCTACAAGGCGGAGCATGAGGAACTCGGTCGGTCAGTGGCGATCAAGATCGTTGCTTTCCCGATGGCGGATGCTGTGCCTCGATTTCAGGCGGAAGCTCGCACGATCGCTGGCTTAAATCACCCTCACATCGTGCAAATCTTTGAAACGGGGGAATATCAGAAACGGCCGTACCTCGTTTTGGAACTGATGCAGGGCGGCAGTTTAGGCGACGTATTGCAGGACGAAGTACTGTCACCGCGTCGAGCGGCGGAAATAGTCGCTCAGATCGCCAGCGCAATTTCGGCCGCCCACGAACTTGGCGTCATTCATCGCGACTTGAAGCCAGCAAACGTGTTGATGGACGAAGACGGTAACGCCAAGCTGTGTGACTTCGGACTGGCTCGAAACTTAAACGTCGACAGCCAAACAGTGTCGGGCACAATGCTTGGCACACCGGGCTTCATGTCGCCCGAACAAACCACCGGCGACACTCCGACGCCCGCGATGGATATCTACGGCTTGGGCGCGGTCTTGTACGCGGCGCTGACGGGACGGCCTCCGTTTCGTGGCGTCAACATTCCAGACACACTCGCTATGGTGCGCGAAAGCGATCCCGTGCCCGTGCGAGCTCTGGTGCCTTCCGTGCCGGTGAATCTGGAATCCATCTGTCTGAAATGCCTGCAAAACAATCCCGCCACGCGATATGCCTCGGCGGCGGAACTGGCAGAAGAACTCGACGCTTTTCTGGATGGCCGTCCTGTGAAGGCTCGCCCGGTTGGATCGGGCGAAAAGCTGATTCGCTGGTGCCGTCGTAAACCTACCATCGCCGCGTTGTCGGTTGGTATGCTGGCAGCTTTTTCTGTCGGTGCCGTCGGAATATTTATTCAGTGGCAGCGAGCCGAAGCGAACGCAGTCGCCTATCAACATCAGGCCATTCGAGCCGAGACGGAAGCAGCACGGGCGGCAGAAGAGGCAGCTCGTGCGGAAGAGGAAGCCGCGACTACGGCAGCCGTCAACAATTTCGTGCTCGATATCCTGGCGGCTGCGCAGAATTCGCCCGAAGGCCAGGATGCCACCATCAGACACGCCGTTTACGCTGCCATCCCACGTGTCGACGATGCGTTCGAAAAGCATCCTCGCATTGAAGCAAACGTGCGTGCGACGCTGGGCCGCACGCTGCGCGATCTGGATCAACTCACGTTGAGCATCGAGCAGTACCGTCTTGCATTGAAGGCAAGCCGAACAGCTTATGGCGAAACCGCTGCCGAAACGTTGCATGTGATGGATCGGCTGGCCGGATCGCTGCGAAAGACTCACGACCCTGCCTGCATGACGGAAGCGGCATCACTACGTGAGTTCGTGCTGAATCAGCGGATAACGTCCCTCGGTGAAACCCATCCGGACACGAACTCAGCCATGAACAACCTGGCCGCAACATGGAACAGCATGGGCGAGCGAGACAAGGCTGAGGAACTTTTTCGTCGCGCACTCAAACTGGCCGAGCAGGGTTCGGGAGACACGCTGACGCTGCGGCACAATCTAGCAATCTTCCACGCCAGAAATGGCAAACTGGAACTTGCCGAACAGGAATTGAAAACGGTGTTGAGGCAGGCTGAAAAGTTTATGGCAGCGGATGGCGAACCAGGCTGGGAAATGCGGGCGGATGTGTTGGAGTGGAGACACTCGCTCGCCAATGTCCTGGAGGACCAAGGGCGATTGGAAGCGGCAAAGGAACAGTTTGCCATTGTCTTTGATGAGCAACGTGAATTGCTGGGTGCTTCGCATCGGGAGACGCTGGAGACGCATCTCGCCTTATCCAGAATCCTGGTGGGATTGGGCGAATTTGAAGAAGCCCTGTCGCTGGTGGAGCCGTGTCTTCAACTACACAACGAAAAATTCGGCCCGGAGCGCGGCCGCACAATGGACGTTCGCAACACAATGGCCGATGCACTGATCGGGTCGGAACGTTTAGACGACGCCGAACAGCTTCTGCGCGAGGCCGTTGCGGTGTTATCGAAGGGGCGCGGTTCCGACCACCGATACACATTGGCTGCTAAGAAACGCCTCCGCGAGTTTCTCGCTTCGCACGGCGAATGA